Part of the Mycolicibacterium mageritense genome is shown below.
CGGTGGCACCCTGACGATGACCGCGCTGACCAACGGTCAGATCCAGGCCGGTGACCTGTTCAGCACCGACCCGGGACTCAAGGCCAACCACCTTGTCGCCCTTGAGGACGACAAGGATCTGTTCGCGGCCGAGAACGTCATCCCGCTGATCAAGTCGGCCAAGCAGACCGAGACCATCACCAAGGCACTCAACGCTGTGTCGGCGAAGTTGACCACCGATGACCTCATCGACATGAACGCCGAGGCCGCCAAGGGCACCAACCTCTCCGACATCGCCAAGAAGTGGCTCGCCGACGCGGGCCTGAGCGGCAACTGAGCACAGAAGGAACCATCGAACATGACCGTGATATCCGGACCCCGTCCCGTTCGTGCCGCACGTGGCACCGAAATCTCCTGTAAGGGTTGGCAACAGGAAGCCGCCCTGCGCATGTTGATGAACAATCTCGACCCCGAGGTCGCCGAGCATCCCGAGGATCTCGTGGTCTACGGGGGCACCGGGCGGGCCGCGCGGAGCTGGGAGGCCTTCGACGCGATCGTGCGGACGCTGCAATCCCTCGAGGACGACGAAACCATGCTCATCCAGTCCGGGAAGCCGGTCGGGGTGTTCCGCACCAATGTCTGGTCACCGCGTGTCCTGCTGGCGAACTCGAACCTGGTGGGGGACTGGGCCACGTGGGAGCAGTTCCGCAAGCTCGAGGCCGAGGGCCTCATGATGTACGGCCAGATGACCGCGGGTTCCTGGATCTACATCGGCACGCAGGGCATCCTGCAGGGCACGTTCGAGACCTTCGGTGCCGTGGCGCGCAAGAGGTTCGGCGGAACCCTGGCCGGCACCATAACCCTGACCGCGGGCATGGGCGGCATGGGTGGGGCACAACCGCTCGCGGTGACCATGAACGACGGCGTGGCCATCTGCGTCGACTGCGACGAGAGCCGCATCGACCGCCGCATCGCGCATCACTACCTCGACACCAAGGCCGCCGACATCGACGAGGCCATGAGAATGGCGATCGAGGCGCGAGACGCCAAGCGGCCGTTGTCGATCGGGTTGGTGGGCAACGCCGCCGAGGTCTTCCCCGAGCTGCTGCGGCGCGAAGCCCCCATCGACATCGTGACCGATCAGACCTCGGCGCACGATCCGCTCGCGTACCTGCCGCTGGGCATCGATTTCGACGACATGAAGAAGATGTCCGAGAAGGATCCCGTCTACTTCACCGAACAAGCCGAACTGTCGATGGCCAAGCACGTCGAGGCCATGGTCGGATTCATGGACCGCGGTGCGGAGGTTTTCGACTACGGCAACTCGATCCGCGACGAGGCCCGTAAGGCCGGATATGACAGGGCCTTCGACTTCCCCGGGTTTGTGCCGGCCTACATCCGGCCGCAGTTCGAGGAGGGTCTGGGCCCGTTCCGGTGGGCCGCGCTCTCCGGCGATCCCAAGGACATCGCCGCCACCGACCGGGCGATCCTGGAGTTGTTCCCCGACAACGCCCACCTTCGCCGCTGGATCACCATGGCCGGCGAGAAGGTCAAGTTCGAAGGTCTGCCCGCCCGCATCTGCTGGCTCGGCTACGGCGAACGCCACCGGGCCGGGCTGCGGTTCAACGAGATGGTGGCCTCGGGCGAACTGTCCGCGCCGATCGTGATCGGCCGCGACCACCTCGATTCGGGGTCGGTCGCATCGCCCTATCGCGAAACCGAGTCCATGGCAGACGGTTCCGACGCGATCGCCGACTGGCCGCTGCTGAACGCGATGGTCAACGTGGCCTCGGGTGCATCGTGGGTGTCGATCCATCACGGCGGCGGGGTCGGCATGGGGCGGTCGATCCACGCCGGTCAGGTCTGTGTCGCCGACGGCACCGAACTGGCCGCGCAGAAACTCACGCGCGTGCTGACCAACGACCCGGGCATGGGCGTGATCCGCCACGTGGACGCCGGATACGAGCACGCCGCCGACGTCGCCCGCGAGCGAGGTGTGCGTATCCCGATGTGGGAGAACGCATGAGCGCGTTCGACGCGCTGTGGCCGACGATCCTCGACGTCGGCCGCCATCCCGCCACGGGCGGTTACCGTCGGTTCGCGTGGTCCGACGCCGACCTGACGTTGCGGGAATGGTTCGTGGGTGAGGCCGACCGCCGCGGCATGGACGTCGAGGCCGACCGCAACGGCAACCTGTGGGCGTGGTGGCTGCCGCCGGGGTGGTCCGGCGATCCGCGCGACGCGTTCGTGACGGGTTCGCACCTGGACTCGGTGCCCGACGGTGGTGCGTTCGACGGGCCACTCGGCGTCGTGTCGGCCTTCGCGGCCGTCGACATCCTGCGCGAGCGTGGCGTCGTGCCCACCATTCCGGTCGGGGTGGCGGCGTTCTCCGACGAGGAAGGTGCGCGGTTCGGTGTGGCGTGCGTGGGCTCGCAGCTGTCCACCGGTGCGCTGAGCCCCGACCGGGCCAGGGGCTTGCGCGACAACGACGGAATCACGTTGGCGGAGGCGCTCACCCGGGTCGGTCGGAATCCCGATCACCTCGGCGCCGACCCTCGCCTGGCCGAACGCGTCGGGGTGTTCGTCGAACTGCACGTCGAGCAGGGCCGGGCCATGGACCTGGTGGACGCACCGGTCGCGGTGGCGTCGTCGATCTGGCCGCACGGGCGGTGGGAGTTCACGTTCGCCGGCGAGGCCAACCATGCGGGTGCGACGCGGCTGATCGACCGTCGCGATCCGATGCTCGCGTTCGCGTCGTCGGTGCACACCGCGCGGGTGCAGGCGGCTCAGCACGGCGCGGTCGCGACGTTCGGCAAGGTGCTCGTATCACCCAACGGGGCCAACGCGA
Proteins encoded:
- a CDS encoding allantoate amidohydrolase; this translates as MSAFDALWPTILDVGRHPATGGYRRFAWSDADLTLREWFVGEADRRGMDVEADRNGNLWAWWLPPGWSGDPRDAFVTGSHLDSVPDGGAFDGPLGVVSAFAAVDILRERGVVPTIPVGVAAFSDEEGARFGVACVGSQLSTGALSPDRARGLRDNDGITLAEALTRVGRNPDHLGADPRLAERVGVFVELHVEQGRAMDLVDAPVAVASSIWPHGRWEFTFAGEANHAGATRLIDRRDPMLAFASSVHTARVQAAQHGAVATFGKVLVSPNGANAIPSQIRAWLDARAPDEATLNTLVEHITSEARHHAATDAIDLDVFAESVTPIVEFPEGPRSRLLKALAHLGEVPVLPTAAGHDAGILSEQVPTAMLFVRNPTGVSHSPAEHAEPADCNQGAVALADVMAEWVA
- the hutU gene encoding urocanate hydratase, which gives rise to MTVISGPRPVRAARGTEISCKGWQQEAALRMLMNNLDPEVAEHPEDLVVYGGTGRAARSWEAFDAIVRTLQSLEDDETMLIQSGKPVGVFRTNVWSPRVLLANSNLVGDWATWEQFRKLEAEGLMMYGQMTAGSWIYIGTQGILQGTFETFGAVARKRFGGTLAGTITLTAGMGGMGGAQPLAVTMNDGVAICVDCDESRIDRRIAHHYLDTKAADIDEAMRMAIEARDAKRPLSIGLVGNAAEVFPELLRREAPIDIVTDQTSAHDPLAYLPLGIDFDDMKKMSEKDPVYFTEQAELSMAKHVEAMVGFMDRGAEVFDYGNSIRDEARKAGYDRAFDFPGFVPAYIRPQFEEGLGPFRWAALSGDPKDIAATDRAILELFPDNAHLRRWITMAGEKVKFEGLPARICWLGYGERHRAGLRFNEMVASGELSAPIVIGRDHLDSGSVASPYRETESMADGSDAIADWPLLNAMVNVASGASWVSIHHGGGVGMGRSIHAGQVCVADGTELAAQKLTRVLTNDPGMGVIRHVDAGYEHAADVARERGVRIPMWENA